A genomic window from Luteolibacter sp. LG18 includes:
- a CDS encoding IS5 family transposase, producing MPAYPGSLTDVEWEIIRPILPDAPMGLRGRPREHSRRDLLNGIFYILRTGGAWRFMPNDLPHWKTCYHYFRLWAKQATGSVSTMLSVTSFASSTVKKAPTAAIFDSQSVRSASQSGLRGYDAGKRITGRKRRILVDTLGNPLSVEITPANVRDRDGARLLLKPLATRFGWLMKIWADGGYAGALEGEVARLPRHRQIDQAIAAQPTRASAHVRKAIMLFRRNLMKEAIAPVAPVSDGDLSPWTGGIWETLAG from the coding sequence ATGCCAGCGTATCCGGGCAGCCTGACCGACGTCGAGTGGGAGATCATCCGCCCGATCCTCCCCGATGCACCAATGGGGCTGCGTGGCAGACCGCGGGAACACTCCCGGCGCGATCTGCTCAACGGCATCTTCTACATCCTGCGCACCGGCGGAGCCTGGCGCTTCATGCCCAATGATCTTCCTCACTGGAAGACCTGCTACCACTATTTCAGGCTGTGGGCTAAGCAGGCCACTGGGAGCGTATCCACGATGCTCTCCGTGACCTCGTTCGCCTCAAGCACGGTAAAGAAAGCCCCGACCGCTGCAATCTTCGATAGTCAGAGTGTTCGCTCAGCTAGCCAATCCGGACTACGTGGCTATGATGCGGGTAAGAGAATTACAGGCCGAAAGAGACGCATCCTGGTAGACACCTTGGGCAATCCGCTGTCGGTGGAAATCACCCCTGCCAACGTGCGGGATCGGGATGGAGCACGATTGCTGCTCAAACCGCTGGCGACACGGTTTGGCTGGTTGATGAAGATCTGGGCCGATGGCGGCTATGCGGGAGCATTGGAAGGAGAGGTCGCCCGGCTGCCCCGTCACCGGCAGATCGATCAGGCGATCGCCGCGCAGCCGACCCGCGCTTCCGCGCACGTTCGAAAAGCCATCATGCTTTTCCGCCGGAACCTCATGAAGGAAGCGATTGCCCCCGTGGCTCCCGTGTCGGATGGGGACTTGTCACCTTGGACCGGTGGTATCTGGGAGACGCTTGCTGGCTGA
- a CDS encoding family 78 glycoside hydrolase catalytic domain has protein sequence MLRTFASSLVRGGSIVWLAGVLVVGRAGAIEVANLRCEMRSEPLGVDVAAPRLSWEPASTVRGDVQSAYRILVASSGELLAQDAGDLWDSGKVASSQQHLVPYAGQPLASSRRVFWKVKVWDAGGAASAWSAGATWTMGQVSSGDWQAQWIMGLQRKSLGYHAQTTSGQNVTKWVQVDLGAAVPVSGVTLHPKWHQGTPGYGFPLRFKIQASNDPTFATATTVTDQTAADYANPGYLPVAFAASGAGFRYVRVTATKHYYNTPDNNYAFALGQLEVTGGGNNVALNAAVSSLDTIEAYGWGAAGLTDGAGFVGCDYGRRMRREFTVKPGLKRAVAHVCGLGQYELFVNGSKNGDDVLAPGWSAYTKTCLYETRDLTAQLREGANAVGLILGNGMYNIGDGYGRYVKFKQSFGPLRAIAQLRLEYADGSTEVIGSDTNWKTGPGAITFENVYAGEDYDARLEPAGWSEPGFASPRWTAAVATTGPGGTLKGLSCSAPAIGKIETLVPVSSRVISSTTTVYDLGQNASVMPSLKVSGPAGAAVRIIPTELLNGSGTVDRTSCTQDGVRPAWWQYTLKGAGTETWMPRFFYHGSRYFQVELIAGAGGGLPVVQELNGVVVHSTSPAIGSFTCSSALFNRIHDLVRWSQRSNLMSITTDCPHRERQGWLEQNQLNGAGLRYCFDFAPLFAKITNDISDSQWSSNGFVPNLAPEYFRTSNSLTDPYYNSPEWGSTFILGAWQQYLYSGDRSLFERFYPAMKAYVGYLGSTANGNSIIPTGLGDWYDVAQITAGPFSGVSSTSKPLTATATYYDDARVLAQVAALLGNTADAGYFTQLAATIRGGFNTTYFKAANTSYDTGSQTANAMPLALGMVEAANVAGVRNALVADVQSRNGALTCGEVGLGPVFRALNEAGRGDLVYAMNAKADTPGYAYQLARGATSLTERWDAANTTFSSQNHFMLGQVMEWFYHDVAGIQPDPSAPGFRKIVIQPVIGGDLTWADASYQSVSGMIASHWTRSGNDLTLDVTIPVGSAARVHVPVMGGKFSGIRIQESGTTIWENGSPAGNSPQVTFVANQTSGANSTVAWNVGSGSYHFSWNVRPAPAGLTAAASNRKVDLAWNAVAGGGTYTVKRATVSGGPYVAIASNLAGTTFQDQNVVNDTGYYYVVSVSTAGFESDDSLEAVATPRFVFNAGFESPAITTFAYNPAGASWTFTPSSATGGSGISANGSGFTAGNPAAPQGSQVAFIQKAGSVSQTLAGLVPGTVYTVSFAAANRGTSSYNGPQSWKVTIDGTTVADYPAGSVGTSYADFSATFTATAASQVLAFTGTQSANDRTVFIDRVAVTSSTPVVGKVADQTLGTGETSASLPFSITDDDTPAAALTVAASSSNPSVVAGGNLALGGSGVDRTVTFTAGGAGTATITLSVSDGTRTSVSTFEVAVLTPAQVWRWRNFGSPLNTGIAADDADPDQDGVSNLFERAFAGNPYVRESGLLPVLGQSAGPAAITYRKAKAAADLVFAVQESADLAAGNWIPAKGSSTVLSEDGAVQVIRFEGFPDGAMRRFLRVMVKSSE, from the coding sequence ATGCTCCGCACTTTTGCCAGCTCCCTTGTCCGCGGAGGTTCGATCGTCTGGTTGGCGGGGGTGTTGGTGGTGGGAAGGGCGGGGGCCATCGAGGTGGCAAACCTCCGCTGCGAGATGCGAAGCGAGCCGCTGGGCGTGGATGTCGCGGCTCCCCGCCTGAGCTGGGAACCGGCATCCACGGTGCGGGGCGATGTCCAGTCGGCGTATCGCATCCTGGTGGCCTCCTCGGGCGAACTGCTGGCCCAGGATGCCGGTGACCTGTGGGACAGCGGGAAGGTGGCCTCTTCGCAGCAACATCTCGTTCCCTACGCGGGACAACCGCTGGCCTCCAGCCGCCGGGTGTTCTGGAAGGTGAAGGTCTGGGATGCGGGCGGCGCGGCCTCGGCGTGGAGCGCCGGAGCCACGTGGACGATGGGGCAGGTGTCCTCCGGCGATTGGCAGGCGCAGTGGATCATGGGCCTCCAGCGCAAGAGCCTCGGCTATCATGCGCAGACCACCAGCGGCCAGAACGTCACGAAGTGGGTGCAGGTGGACCTCGGTGCGGCGGTGCCGGTTTCCGGTGTCACGCTGCATCCGAAGTGGCACCAGGGCACGCCGGGGTATGGCTTTCCGCTGCGTTTCAAAATCCAGGCTTCGAACGATCCGACCTTCGCCACCGCGACGACGGTCACCGATCAGACGGCGGCCGACTACGCGAATCCCGGCTACTTGCCGGTGGCGTTTGCCGCGTCCGGGGCGGGCTTCCGCTACGTGCGCGTCACCGCCACCAAGCACTACTACAACACGCCGGACAACAACTACGCCTTCGCTCTCGGCCAACTGGAGGTGACGGGTGGCGGCAACAACGTCGCCTTGAATGCCGCGGTGTCATCTCTCGACACCATCGAAGCCTACGGATGGGGCGCGGCGGGACTCACCGATGGCGCGGGGTTCGTCGGCTGCGACTATGGCCGCCGGATGCGGCGGGAGTTCACGGTGAAGCCGGGATTGAAACGGGCCGTGGCCCACGTCTGCGGACTCGGTCAATACGAGTTGTTCGTGAACGGAAGCAAGAACGGCGACGACGTGCTCGCGCCGGGATGGTCCGCCTACACGAAGACCTGCCTTTATGAAACGCGCGATCTCACGGCGCAACTGCGGGAGGGCGCGAACGCCGTCGGGCTGATCCTCGGCAACGGGATGTACAACATCGGCGACGGCTACGGGCGGTACGTGAAGTTCAAGCAGAGCTTCGGCCCGCTGCGCGCGATCGCCCAGCTCCGCCTGGAATACGCGGATGGGTCGACCGAGGTGATCGGCAGCGACACGAATTGGAAGACCGGCCCCGGGGCGATCACCTTCGAGAATGTCTACGCGGGCGAGGACTACGATGCGCGGCTCGAGCCCGCGGGCTGGAGCGAGCCGGGGTTCGCCAGTCCACGCTGGACCGCGGCGGTGGCCACCACCGGACCGGGTGGCACGCTGAAGGGGCTTTCGTGTTCGGCTCCGGCGATCGGGAAAATCGAGACGCTGGTGCCGGTTTCGTCCCGCGTGATTTCATCCACCACCACCGTGTATGACCTGGGGCAGAATGCCTCGGTGATGCCCTCGCTGAAGGTCAGCGGCCCCGCGGGAGCGGCGGTGAGGATCATTCCCACCGAGCTGTTGAATGGCAGCGGGACGGTGGACCGCACGAGCTGTACCCAGGACGGCGTGCGCCCGGCGTGGTGGCAGTACACGCTGAAGGGCGCGGGCACGGAGACCTGGATGCCGCGGTTCTTCTACCACGGCAGCCGATACTTCCAGGTCGAGTTGATCGCGGGGGCGGGCGGCGGGTTGCCGGTGGTGCAGGAATTGAATGGCGTGGTGGTGCATTCCACTTCCCCGGCGATCGGGTCGTTCACCTGCTCCAGCGCGCTGTTCAACCGCATCCACGATCTGGTGCGGTGGTCGCAGCGGAGCAACCTGATGAGCATCACCACCGATTGCCCGCACCGCGAGCGCCAGGGGTGGCTGGAGCAGAACCAACTCAACGGGGCGGGGCTGCGCTACTGCTTCGATTTCGCGCCGCTGTTCGCCAAGATCACCAATGACATCTCGGACAGCCAGTGGTCCTCGAACGGCTTCGTGCCGAACCTGGCTCCCGAGTATTTCAGGACCAGCAACAGCCTCACCGACCCCTACTACAATTCGCCGGAATGGGGGAGCACGTTCATCCTCGGCGCGTGGCAGCAGTACCTTTACAGCGGCGATCGCTCGTTGTTCGAGCGGTTTTATCCCGCGATGAAGGCCTATGTCGGCTATCTCGGCAGCACGGCCAATGGCAACTCGATCATCCCGACGGGGCTGGGCGATTGGTACGACGTGGCGCAGATCACCGCCGGGCCGTTCTCGGGCGTGAGCTCGACCTCGAAACCGCTCACGGCCACGGCGACCTATTACGATGACGCGCGGGTGCTGGCCCAGGTGGCGGCGCTGCTGGGAAACACGGCGGACGCCGGTTATTTCACGCAGTTGGCGGCGACGATCCGGGGCGGCTTCAACACGACCTATTTCAAAGCCGCGAACACCAGCTACGACACCGGCAGCCAGACCGCCAACGCGATGCCGCTCGCGCTCGGGATGGTGGAGGCGGCGAACGTGGCCGGGGTGCGGAATGCCCTGGTCGCCGATGTCCAGTCGCGGAATGGCGCGCTGACCTGCGGCGAGGTTGGCCTCGGCCCCGTGTTCCGGGCCCTCAACGAGGCCGGGCGTGGCGATCTGGTGTATGCCATGAATGCGAAGGCGGACACGCCCGGTTATGCTTACCAACTCGCCCGCGGCGCGACCAGCCTGACGGAACGCTGGGATGCCGCGAACACGACCTTCAGCTCGCAGAACCACTTCATGCTCGGGCAGGTCATGGAATGGTTTTACCACGATGTGGCGGGCATCCAGCCCGATCCCTCCGCGCCGGGGTTCAGGAAGATCGTCATCCAGCCGGTGATCGGCGGCGACCTGACGTGGGCGGATGCCAGTTACCAGTCTGTCAGCGGGATGATCGCCAGCCACTGGACGCGCAGTGGCAATGACCTGACCTTGGACGTGACGATTCCGGTGGGTTCCGCGGCGAGGGTGCATGTGCCGGTGATGGGCGGAAAGTTCTCTGGCATCCGGATCCAGGAAAGCGGCACCACGATCTGGGAGAATGGCAGCCCCGCCGGTAACTCACCCCAAGTGACGTTCGTGGCCAACCAGACGAGCGGCGCGAACTCGACGGTGGCGTGGAACGTCGGCTCGGGAAGCTACCATTTTTCATGGAACGTGCGTCCTGCACCGGCGGGCCTCACCGCCGCGGCGTCGAACCGGAAGGTGGATCTCGCGTGGAATGCGGTGGCTGGTGGTGGCACCTACACGGTCAAGCGCGCGACCGTTTCCGGAGGTCCCTACGTGGCCATCGCCAGCAACCTCGCGGGGACGACCTTCCAGGACCAGAATGTGGTCAATGACACGGGCTACTACTATGTGGTGTCGGTTTCGACGGCGGGCTTTGAAAGCGATGACTCGCTGGAAGCGGTGGCCACCCCGCGGTTCGTGTTCAACGCGGGCTTCGAATCCCCGGCGATCACCACCTTCGCTTACAACCCCGCCGGTGCGTCGTGGACCTTCACGCCCAGCTCCGCCACCGGAGGCTCGGGTATCAGCGCCAATGGCAGCGGCTTCACGGCTGGCAATCCCGCGGCTCCGCAGGGATCGCAGGTGGCGTTCATTCAAAAAGCGGGCAGCGTTTCGCAGACGCTGGCCGGCCTGGTGCCGGGGACCGTTTACACCGTCTCCTTCGCCGCCGCGAACCGGGGCACTTCCAGCTACAATGGACCGCAATCGTGGAAGGTCACCATCGATGGCACGACGGTCGCCGACTATCCCGCGGGCTCGGTCGGGACCAGCTACGCGGATTTCTCCGCCACCTTCACCGCCACCGCGGCCAGCCAGGTGCTGGCATTCACCGGCACCCAGTCCGCCAATGACCGGACGGTGTTCATCGACCGGGTGGCGGTCACGTCCTCCACGCCGGTGGTGGGAAAAGTGGCCGATCAGACGCTGGGGACCGGCGAAACGTCGGCGAGCCTGCCCTTTTCGATCACGGATGACGACACCCCCGCCGCCGCACTGACGGTGGCGGCATCGTCTTCGAATCCATCGGTGGTGGCGGGGGGGAACCTCGCGCTGGGAGGCAGCGGGGTCGATCGGACGGTGACGTTCACCGCCGGTGGGGCCGGGACGGCCACCATCACCCTGTCGGTCAGCGATGGCACACGCACCTCGGTGTCGACGTTCGAGGTGGCAGTGCTGACTCCCGCCCAGGTGTGGCGGTGGCGGAATTTCGGTTCGCCATTGAACACCGGGATCGCGGCGGACGATGCGGATCCCGATCAGGATGGTGTCAGCAACCTTTTCGAGCGGGCCTTCGCGGGGAACCCTTACGTGAGGGAATCGGGTTTGCTGCCCGTTCTCGGTCAATCCGCTGGGCCTGCGGCGATCACCTATCGCAAGGCGAAGGCGGCGGCCGATCTGGTGTTCGCGGTTCAGGAAAGCGCCGATCTGGCGGCGGGCAATTGGATTCCGGCGAAGGGATCGAGCACCGTTCTCAGCGAGGACGGCGCGGTGCAGGTGATCCGCTTCGAGGGGTTTCCGGACGGAGCGATGAGGAGGTTCCTCCGGGTGATGGTGAAATCGTCCGAGTGA
- a CDS encoding family 78 glycoside hydrolase catalytic domain: MSCFPRFVAALFSFPTFLFGACLFVGGVSGASASPLSVERMTTNGRTNPLGISGENVSFSWASATEERDMIQQGYRLRVGTTEGGAEVWDSGQVVSERQIDVVLPTSIRIQPSTRYHWQVKIRDQRGNESGWSAPAWFETGLLSEADWAGAEWIGQGKAGDAGWGDCTVVTEFTLRRDAFGVFLHVSPDGRNGYMYQVNVAGELPLLKSHKRVNGTYEEMARIDLSRLGFTKARLLQGKHTLVCEVRGAAMITTLDGTRIDTREDGTFRDGGFGYRTFGVESATVHRAMVIDPANRRRPLVVAFDQGRAGFSGGTVSGGAYHISGSTEAVYTGEEASLPMLRGGFRARGEVKCARVYASAQGLYELSLNGRKVGDQFLAPGWTDYQRRIQSQTYDITALVKPGANVLGAVLADGWYRGKVGLGWNQVYGGPLALVARIKLTYADGSAEWFSTDAGWRCGRGPFVRADLQDGETYDASREQAGWNAPGFDDSAWSPVEVLPNASRKLVPQPDEPVRALAVLTAKSRTMPAPGRYVYDLGQNMVGVARITMKGRKGQTIILRHAEELYRKGNRKGELYTDNFRGARVTDTYTFAGDGTVTYQPVFTQHGFRYIELSGLDAPPAPEEVKGVVLGSDLPDTGDLQTSHPMLNQLVKNIRWGQRGNFLSIPTDTPARDERLGWTGDISVFAPTAARFQDTRAFLSKWMADLRDAQRSDGNIPAVVPQPRREFDATGVGWSDAFITVPHAVWRATGDTRIVRENWDAMNRFYGFVRDSAMRNGNLLEEGRSSWFSGDWLNLEKVDRLEEHRVIATAYFAEDTRMMAEMAAAIGDVEKAREWAAVVPRIRAAFTEAYRGPDGSIRMGTQTVYAMALGMDMIADPRQRAATATRFVEKLARDDHHLKTGFLGTPWLLPALGGIDRDDLAMRVLLNEDYPSWGFEVRMGATTMWERWNSIRADGDFGPVGMNSFNHYAYGAVADWMFQRLGGLQIVEPGYKKSRIAPLVGGGGLTSARAAIRTPYGPLASEWKIVDGELTLAATVPPNTTAELVFPASGIGAVRGDSGETGKWTGGASFQDGRVLVRLGSGRHVFVTRAPGLRPG, from the coding sequence ATGAGCTGTTTCCCGCGATTCGTTGCCGCGCTTTTTTCGTTTCCGACGTTCCTGTTCGGTGCCTGTTTGTTCGTCGGGGGCGTCTCCGGTGCGTCCGCCTCGCCCTTGTCCGTCGAGCGGATGACGACGAACGGCCGGACCAATCCGCTCGGGATCTCCGGCGAAAACGTTTCCTTCTCCTGGGCGAGCGCCACCGAGGAGCGCGACATGATCCAGCAGGGCTACCGATTGCGGGTGGGCACCACGGAAGGCGGTGCCGAGGTGTGGGACTCGGGGCAGGTGGTGTCGGAGCGGCAGATCGACGTGGTCCTGCCGACCTCGATCCGGATCCAGCCATCAACCCGCTATCACTGGCAGGTGAAAATCCGTGACCAACGCGGAAACGAAAGCGGGTGGAGCGCCCCGGCGTGGTTCGAGACCGGATTGTTGTCGGAGGCGGATTGGGCGGGCGCGGAGTGGATCGGCCAGGGAAAGGCGGGCGATGCGGGCTGGGGCGACTGCACCGTGGTGACCGAGTTCACCCTCCGCCGCGATGCCTTCGGCGTGTTCCTGCATGTCAGCCCCGATGGGCGGAATGGCTACATGTACCAGGTCAATGTGGCCGGGGAGCTGCCGCTGCTGAAGTCGCACAAGAGGGTGAACGGGACCTACGAGGAAATGGCGCGGATCGATCTCTCGCGGCTCGGGTTTACCAAGGCCCGGCTGCTGCAGGGGAAGCACACGCTGGTGTGCGAGGTGAGGGGAGCGGCGATGATCACGACCTTGGATGGCACGAGGATCGACACGCGCGAAGACGGAACCTTCCGCGATGGGGGATTCGGCTACCGGACCTTTGGCGTTGAAAGCGCCACGGTGCACCGGGCGATGGTGATCGATCCCGCGAACCGTCGGCGGCCTCTGGTGGTGGCCTTCGATCAAGGGCGCGCGGGATTCAGCGGTGGCACGGTTTCCGGCGGAGCCTATCACATCTCGGGAAGCACCGAGGCGGTTTACACCGGTGAGGAGGCGTCGTTGCCGATGCTGAGGGGCGGGTTCCGCGCGCGCGGCGAGGTGAAATGCGCGCGGGTCTATGCGTCCGCCCAGGGGCTCTATGAGCTGTCCCTGAATGGCAGGAAAGTGGGGGATCAATTCCTTGCCCCGGGGTGGACCGATTACCAGCGCCGCATCCAATCGCAGACCTACGACATCACCGCGCTGGTGAAACCGGGTGCCAATGTCCTCGGCGCGGTGTTGGCCGATGGCTGGTACCGGGGAAAGGTCGGGCTTGGCTGGAACCAGGTCTATGGCGGGCCGCTGGCGTTGGTGGCGAGGATCAAGCTGACCTATGCGGATGGGTCCGCCGAATGGTTCTCGACCGACGCGGGATGGAGGTGCGGTCGCGGCCCATTCGTGCGTGCGGATCTCCAGGACGGGGAAACCTACGATGCCTCGCGGGAGCAGGCCGGTTGGAATGCCCCCGGGTTCGATGACTCCGCATGGTCGCCGGTCGAGGTGCTGCCCAACGCGTCGCGGAAACTGGTCCCGCAGCCGGACGAGCCCGTGCGCGCGCTGGCGGTGTTGACGGCGAAAAGCCGGACCATGCCCGCGCCGGGACGATACGTGTACGATCTCGGGCAGAACATGGTCGGAGTCGCCCGAATCACGATGAAGGGCCGGAAGGGCCAGACCATCATCCTCCGCCATGCGGAGGAGTTGTATCGGAAGGGGAACCGAAAGGGCGAACTCTACACCGACAATTTCCGCGGCGCGCGGGTGACGGATACCTACACTTTCGCTGGGGATGGCACCGTCACCTATCAGCCGGTTTTCACCCAGCACGGGTTCCGTTACATCGAACTCAGCGGCCTGGATGCCCCGCCCGCGCCGGAGGAGGTGAAAGGGGTCGTGCTGGGATCGGATCTGCCCGACACCGGCGATCTCCAGACGTCCCATCCGATGCTCAACCAGCTCGTGAAAAACATTCGCTGGGGACAGCGCGGCAATTTCTTGTCCATCCCCACCGACACGCCCGCGCGCGACGAACGCCTCGGGTGGACCGGCGACATCAGCGTGTTCGCGCCCACGGCCGCGCGCTTCCAGGACACCCGCGCGTTCCTGTCAAAGTGGATGGCGGATCTGCGGGACGCCCAGAGGTCCGACGGCAACATCCCCGCCGTGGTGCCGCAACCGCGGCGCGAGTTCGATGCCACCGGAGTGGGCTGGTCGGACGCGTTCATCACCGTGCCCCATGCCGTGTGGCGGGCGACTGGCGACACCCGGATCGTGCGGGAGAACTGGGACGCGATGAACCGGTTTTACGGATTCGTGCGGGACAGCGCGATGAGGAACGGGAACCTGCTGGAGGAGGGCCGCAGCTCCTGGTTCTCCGGGGATTGGCTGAACCTGGAAAAGGTGGACCGGCTGGAGGAGCATCGCGTCATCGCCACCGCGTACTTCGCCGAGGACACCCGGATGATGGCGGAGATGGCGGCGGCGATCGGGGACGTGGAGAAGGCCCGTGAATGGGCGGCCGTGGTGCCGCGAATCCGTGCGGCTTTCACCGAGGCCTACCGCGGTCCCGATGGCTCGATCCGGATGGGAACGCAGACCGTCTATGCGATGGCGCTGGGGATGGACATGATCGCCGATCCGCGGCAGCGCGCGGCGACGGCGACCCGCTTCGTTGAAAAGCTGGCGCGCGACGACCACCACCTGAAGACGGGGTTCCTCGGGACACCCTGGCTGCTGCCCGCGCTCGGCGGGATCGATCGCGATGACCTGGCGATGCGGGTGCTGCTCAATGAGGATTATCCGTCGTGGGGATTCGAGGTGCGCATGGGAGCGACGACGATGTGGGAGCGGTGGAATTCGATCCGGGCCGATGGCGACTTCGGACCGGTGGGCATGAACTCCTTCAACCACTACGCCTATGGAGCGGTGGCGGATTGGATGTTCCAGCGGCTGGGCGGACTGCAAATCGTGGAGCCGGGATACAAGAAGTCCCGCATCGCACCGCTGGTCGGTGGTGGCGGTCTAACAAGCGCCCGGGCCGCCATCCGCACGCCCTATGGCCCGCTGGCCTCGGAATGGAAAATTGTGGACGGGGAGTTGACGCTCGCGGCGACCGTGCCTCCGAACACGACCGCGGAGCTGGTGTTTCCGGCCTCGGGCATCGGGGCGGTGAGAGGGGATTCCGGCGAGACCGGGAAATGGACCGGAGGAGCGTCGTTCCAGGACGGGCGGGTCTTGGTGCGGTTGGGATCCGGGAGACACGTGTTTGTCACGCGGGCTCCGGGGCTGAGGCCCGGTTGA